A stretch of DNA from Catenulispora acidiphila DSM 44928:
GCCGCACCGTCGGCATCGTCGCCAACCAGCCGATGCAGCTGGCCGGCTGCCTGGACATCGACGCCTCGGAGAAGGCCGCGCGCTTCGTGCGCACCTGCGACGCCTTCAACGTCCCGGTCATCACCTTCGTCGACGTCCCCGGCTTCCTGCCCGGCACCGACCAGGAGTGGAACGGCATCATCCGGCGCGGCGCGAAGCTGATCTACGCCTACGCCGAGGCCACGGTCCCGCTGCTGACGATCATCACCCGCAAGGCCTTCGGCGGCGCGTACGACGTCATGGGCAGCAAGCACCTCGGCGCCGACCTGAACGTCGCCTGGCCGACGGCGCAGATCGCGGTGATGGGCGCGCAGGGCGCGGTGAACATCCTCTACCGCAAGGAACTCGCGGCGTCCGAGGACCCGGCGGCCGAGCGCGCACGCCTCATCCAGGAGTATGAGGACGAGCTGCTGAACCCCTACGACGCCGCCGAACGGGGCTACGTCGACTCGGTGATCGAACCGTCGCAGACCCGCCCGTACGTCATCAAAGCCCTGCGGGCGCTGCGCTCCAAGCGCGAGACGCTGCCGCCCAAGAAGCACGGGAACATCCCGCTGTGAGCGCCGGGGAGAAGGGCGCCGCGGCGGCGACGCCCGAAATCAAGGTCCTGCATGGGAACCCCACTGCTGAGGAAGTGGCAGTGGTGGTCGCCGTGGTCTCCGCAGCGGTTGCGGCATCGGCTTCACAATTGGGTAACGATGCAGGCCGGAGCCGCAAGCCCAGCGGCTGGACGGCGCGCGAACGGGGCGTGCGCGCTCCGTTGCACGCCGGTCCTGGTGGGTGGCGCGCCTCGGCGTTCCCGCGTGCTCGCTGACTGA
This window harbors:
- a CDS encoding acyl-CoA carboxylase epsilon subunit: MSAGEKGAAAATPEIKVLHGNPTAEEVAVVVAVVSAAVAASASQLGNDAGRSRKPSGWTARERGVRAPLHAGPGGWRASAFPRAR